ATTTGAGAATTGGCAGAATGAGGTAGTGGGGTTCGTTTAAGGAACGTCAGCTGTCATTCTCAAATTCTGATTTAGCTAAATGCTTATGGTAATTCGATCATAAGTAGCAGTTCCAACAGAGTTGGTCGGCCTAACGATCTTCATTGCCTGATGCGGGCATATAAGCGTCTCTTTCTGCGTAAAATATTACTGCATCGATAATATCCTTTGAACCCTGCCGCTTACCGGTTGTCCGTATATTCCATACATCAATCACCTCTTTTACCAATTCCACTTCGAGGAAATATGGAATGTCGTCAATTTTGGACGGAACTTCTTCGCCGTCTTCGAAAAAATAAATACAGGTTTTGGACAGAGGTCCCCATTTGAGCTTTTGATCAACAAACAAAACCGCCAAATCGTCAAATTCATGTATGTTGTGAATGATATTTTCTAATGTACCGGTAGTAATGAATTTCATGATGGCAATTTATAATTTGTTCCTTCGCCCTTATTGGTCTTCCTCCACACAATTTGTTGGAGTTGTATCTGAGACAATTCCAATATGGCTCCGGTATTAATGACATTGCAAAATAAACCAGGCTTTGTCGAATCTTTTTTCCTTAAGATCCTGCTTTTTTATCCAATAATAAAGGCGGCCTGCATCACCCCACATCATGCCGGTTTTGTCGTCTTCCGATCCTATTTGCAATAATAATATCCAATCGTTTATGCCGTTTTCAAGTTCTGCTCTTTGGGGGTCTTCATATCCTGAGGAGTTGCCGCAATATAGGCCGTTGGTTACCAGCTGGCATTCCAGTTCCATGGGATTCTGAACATAATTGGCGTATCCAAATATTTGGTTATCAACTCCGCTGGCAACTTCGGCATAGTTGTCAAAATCATCTTCACTGATCTTATCGTCAATCACTTTCTCCCTCCAGCGGGGAATACTCAAACTTTTTTCGGCCTTGATGCTGTTAGAGTTAAACTGCGATTCTTCGGGTAGGTCGCCTGGGAATTGTCTGCGTTTCAAGTCGGTTGTTGGGTTAAAGTAAATAACCTTAAATCGTTGCTCATCCTTTGGGTCAAATCCCCACGCTGCCTGATCGGCACAATAAAAAAAAGCAATAACGCCCTCAGCCGGTAACAATCCCGACTCATCAAGGCCCGCAAAATCGCGGCAATTTAATTGGGCTATAAACGACATTGGCTTTCCCTCTTCGGTTATGGGCCACATAACAGATTCGGGCAAATCGGGCTGTCCGCCAACTTTCGACTGCCCGGTTGTTAATTCATTTTCGTTAACAGGCGCCAAAGTCAAATCTATCCTTGGCTGTACGTGCGGGATAATTGCGGGTAAGTACTGCGTTAAACCGAACGCTTTAAAGCAATGGCCAACATCTGCCAGCGTTTTCAGGTTGCCATCCATAGCATAGCCAATGTTCACCTGTTTTCCATATTTGTCTTTTACCTTGCGCCATTTAAAAAGATTTCTGGTTATCCCCATAATTTATCTGTTCTTGACCGCGTAATTGATCCCTTGAAATGAATAGTTCTTGACCGATTATATGTAAAATTACATCTTTTTGTTTTTTTGTGGCCTGTCGTCGGTTTAATCACCGCGCAACAGGTTGGCCCAACAATAGTCTGCGTTATATAGGCCAACCAAACCATATGTAAAATACAAGCTTTGGGTGGTAATGTGAAACATCTGCTTCAATTAAAAGTAACTTTGCTTATTTTATGTACCCCGGAGTTAACTATATACAGATTTCCGGTTGCATCAAAGGCAAGGCCTAAAGGGCGGTTGGTAGTAGCTGTGCCCAGGGCTCCGTTAACAAT
The genomic region above belongs to Mucilaginibacter sp. KACC 22773 and contains:
- a CDS encoding DUF7716 domain-containing protein codes for the protein MKFITTGTLENIIHNIHEFDDLAVLFVDQKLKWGPLSKTCIYFFEDGEEVPSKIDDIPYFLEVELVKEVIDVWNIRTTGKRQGSKDIIDAVIFYAERDAYMPASGNEDR
- a CDS encoding YwqG family protein; the encoded protein is MGITRNLFKWRKVKDKYGKQVNIGYAMDGNLKTLADVGHCFKAFGLTQYLPAIIPHVQPRIDLTLAPVNENELTTGQSKVGGQPDLPESVMWPITEEGKPMSFIAQLNCRDFAGLDESGLLPAEGVIAFFYCADQAAWGFDPKDEQRFKVIYFNPTTDLKRRQFPGDLPEESQFNSNSIKAEKSLSIPRWREKVIDDKISEDDFDNYAEVASGVDNQIFGYANYVQNPMELECQLVTNGLYCGNSSGYEDPQRAELENGINDWILLLQIGSEDDKTGMMWGDAGRLYYWIKKQDLKEKRFDKAWFILQCH